One window of the Chelonoidis abingdonii isolate Lonesome George chromosome 3, CheloAbing_2.0, whole genome shotgun sequence genome contains the following:
- the RBBP9 gene encoding serine hydrolase RBBP9 isoform X2 produces MQAQECSDWSPKGEPQKIPGFQCILRNMPDPITARESIWLPFMESELRCDEQTIIIGHSSGAAAAMRYAETHKVYAIILVSAYVSDLGDENERESGYFNRPWQWEKIKANCHRIVQFASTDDPFLPWSEQQAVANELNTELYKFTDRGHFQSSEFNELISVIQGILNSAA; encoded by the exons ATGCAAGCACAAGAGTGCAGTGATTGGTCACCCAAGGGAGAACCCCAAAAG ATACCTGGTTTCCAGTGTATACTTCGAAATATGCCTGACCCAA TTACAGCTCGAGAGAGTATCTGGCTGCCGTTCATGGAATCAGAACTCCGTTGCGATGAGCAGACTATCATTATTGGACATAgttctggtgctgctgctgccatgag gtatGCAGAAACTCACAAGGTGTATGCAATCATTTTAGTGTCTGCTTATGTTTCTGACTTGGGAGATGAGAATGAAAGAGAGAGCG GATACTTTAACCGACCTTGGCAATGGGAGAAGATCAAGGCTAATTGTCATCGCATTGTGCAGTTTGCTTCCACAGATGATCCTTTTCTTCCCTGGAGCGAGCAGCAGGCAGTGGCCAATGAGCTCAACACAGAGCTATACAAGTTCACAGACAGGGGCCACTTTCAGAGCAGTGAATTCAATGAGCTAATAAGTGTGATCCAGGGAATACTCAACAGtgctgcttaa
- the RBBP9 gene encoding serine hydrolase RBBP9 isoform X1: MFQMRPQLRPTRAVIVPGNGSGDVEKSNWYRWVWEGLEEIPGFQCILRNMPDPITARESIWLPFMESELRCDEQTIIIGHSSGAAAAMRYAETHKVYAIILVSAYVSDLGDENERESGYFNRPWQWEKIKANCHRIVQFASTDDPFLPWSEQQAVANELNTELYKFTDRGHFQSSEFNELISVIQGILNSAA, from the exons ATGTTCCAGATGCGGCCGCAGCTGCGTCCCACTAGAGCTGTTATAGTGCCCGGGAACGGGTCAGGCGATGTAGAGAAATCCAACTGGTACAGATGGGTGTGGGAAGGACTGGAGGAG ATACCTGGTTTCCAGTGTATACTTCGAAATATGCCTGACCCAA TTACAGCTCGAGAGAGTATCTGGCTGCCGTTCATGGAATCAGAACTCCGTTGCGATGAGCAGACTATCATTATTGGACATAgttctggtgctgctgctgccatgag gtatGCAGAAACTCACAAGGTGTATGCAATCATTTTAGTGTCTGCTTATGTTTCTGACTTGGGAGATGAGAATGAAAGAGAGAGCG GATACTTTAACCGACCTTGGCAATGGGAGAAGATCAAGGCTAATTGTCATCGCATTGTGCAGTTTGCTTCCACAGATGATCCTTTTCTTCCCTGGAGCGAGCAGCAGGCAGTGGCCAATGAGCTCAACACAGAGCTATACAAGTTCACAGACAGGGGCCACTTTCAGAGCAGTGAATTCAATGAGCTAATAAGTGTGATCCAGGGAATACTCAACAGtgctgcttaa
- the SEC23B gene encoding protein transport protein Sec23B, with product MATYLEFIQQNEERDGVRFSWNVWPSSRLEATRMVVPLACLLTPLKERLDLPPVQYEPVLCSRQTCKAVLNPLCQVDYRAKLWACNFCFQRNQFPPAYAGISEINQPAELMPQFSTIEYIVQRGSPTPLIFLYVVDTCLEEEDLQALKESLQMSLSLLPPEALVGLITFGRMVQVHELSCEGISKSYVFRGTKDLTAKQIQDMLGLTRPLVPIQQGRPLQPQEQPPISSRFLQPVHKIDMNLTDLLGELQRDPWPVTQGKRPLRSTGVALSIAVGLLEGTFPNTGARIMLFTGGPPTQGPGMVVGDELKTPIRSWHDIEKDNARFMKKATKHYETLANRTAANGHCIDIYACALDQTGLLEMKCCANLTGGHMMMGDSFNTSLFKQTFQRVFSKDFNGEFRMAFGATLEVKTSRELKISGAIGPCVSLNAKGPCVSENELGIGGTCQWKICSLDPSSTLAIYFEVVNQHNAPIPQGGRGAVQFVTQYQHSSTQRRIRVTTVARNWADAQSQLQHIEAAFDQEVAAVLMARLGVYRAESEEGPDVLRWLDRQLIRLCQKFGQYNKDDPNSFRLSDSFSLYPQFMFHLRRSPFLQVFNNSPDESSYYRHHFARQDLTQSLIMIQPILYSYSFSGPPEPVLLDSSSILADRILLMDTFFQIVIYHGETIAQWQKAGYQDMPEYENFKHLLQAPLDDAQEILQTRFPMPRYINTEHGSSQARFLLSKVNPSQTHNNLYAWGQESGSPILTDDVSLQVFMDHLKKLAVSSAS from the exons ATGGCGACATATCTGGAGTTCATTCAGCAAAATGAGGAACGAGACGGGGTGCGTTTCAGCTGGAATGTGTGGCCTTCCAGCAGGTTGGAGGCTACAAGAATGGTCGTACCCTTGGCCTGTCTACTGACTCCCCTGAAGGAACGTCTAGACCTGCCGCCTGTACAATATGAACCAGTGCTTTGTAGCAGGCAGACTTGCAAAGCAGTGCTCAACCCGCTTTG TCAAGTTGATTATCGTGCCAAGCTCTGGGCCTGTAACTTCTGTTTTCAGAGAAACCAG TTCCCTCCAGCGTATGCAGGCATATCCGAAATAAATCAACCAGCAGAacttatgcctcagttttccacaaTTGAATACATCGTGCAG AGAGGTTCTCCGACCCCACTGATCTTCCTTTACGTTGTTGACACATGTCTGGAAGAGGAAGACTTGCAAGCATTGAAGGAATCCCTGCAGATGTCCTTGAGTCTGCTGCCTCCAGAGGCACTGGTAGGGCTGATCACATTTGGTAGAATGGTCCAGGTTCATGAACTGAGTTGCGAAGGAATCTCCAAGAGCTATGTTTTCAGAGGGACCAAGGACCTGACGGCTAAGCAAATACAG GATATGCTGGGTCTTACAAGGCCCTTGGTACCCATTCAGCAGGGAAGACCTCTTCAGCCTCAAGAACAGCCACCTATTTCAAGCAG GTTCCTGCAGCCTGTACACAAGATTGACATGAACCTGACAGATCTTCTTGGGGAACTACAGAGGGACCCTTGGCCAGTGACTCAGGGAAAGCGACCCTTGCGATCAACTGGAGTAGCTTTGTCAATTGCTGTTGGTTTATTGGAG ggCACGTTTCCAAACACAGGGGCCAGAATAATGTTGTTTACAGGCGGGCCACCCACACAAGGGCCAGGCATGGTGGTAGGAGATGAACTGAAAACACCCATTCGTTCCTGGCACGACATAGAGAAGGACAATGCACGGTTCATGAAAAAGGCTACAAAG CACTATGAGACTCTAGCTAATCGCACGGCGGCTAACGGCCACTGCATAGATATTTATGCCTGCGCTCTCGATCAGACTGGCCTTCTGGAGATGAAGTGTTGTGCAAACCTCACTGG GGGTCACATGATGATGGGAGACTCTTTCAACACTTCTCTCTTCAAGCAGACCTTCCAGCGGGTGTTTAGCAAAGACTTCAATGGAGAATTCCGAATGGCATTTGGTGCTACATTAGAAGTGAAG ACTTCTAGGGAGCTGAAAATCTCAGGGGCTATTGGACCGTGCGTATCCCTAAACGCTAAAGGACCATGCGTCTCTGAAAAC GAACTTGGTATTGGAGGTACATGTCAGTGGAAAATCTGTAGCCTTGATCCCAGTTCAACTCTTGCCATATATTTTGAAGTGGTGAATCAG CACAATGCACCGATACCTCAGGGCGGCAGAGGCGCCGTGCAGTTTGTCACTCAGTATCAGCACTCCAGTACACAGAGACGCATTCGAGTAACCACTGTTGCAAGAAA TTGGGCAGATGCACAGAGTCAGCTCCAACATATTGAAGCAGCGTTTGACCAGGAAGTAGCTGCAGTGCTAATGGCTCGTCTGGGAGTCTACAGAGCTGAGTCGGAGGAGGGACCTGATGTGTTGCGATGGCTAGACAGGCAGCTAATCAGATTG TGTCAGAAGTTTGGACAATATAACAAAGATGATCCGAATTCCTTCAGACTGTCAGATTCATTTTCTCTGTATCCCCAG TTTATGTTCCACTTGCGACGATCTCCATTTCTTCAAGTGTTTAATAATAGCCCAGATGAATCTTCCTATTACCGTCATCACTTTGCCAGACAAGATCTGACCCAGTCCCTCATCATGATCCAGCCCATCCTTTATTCCTATTCTTTCTCTGGACCACCCGAG CCTGTGCTTTTGGACAGCAGCAGCATTCTTGCTGACAGAATTCTGCTGATGGATACTTTCTTCCAGATTGTAATCTACCATGGCGAG ACGATTGCACAGTGGCAGAAAGCTGGCTACCAAGACATGCCTGAATATGAAAACTTCAAGCATTTACTGCAAGCCCCATTGGATGATGCCCAGGAAATATTGCAGACTAGATTCCCAATGCCGCGTTATATTAACACTGAACATGGAAGCAGTCAG gccCGCTTCCTCCTGTCTAAAGTGAACCCCTCTCAGACTCACAATAACCTCTATGCATGGGGACAG GAATCGGGATCTCCCATCCTAACAGATGATGTTAGTCTCCAGGTGTTCATGGATCATCTGAAAAAGTTGGCAGTGTCAAGTGCATCATAA